From Palaemon carinicauda isolate YSFRI2023 chromosome 29, ASM3689809v2, whole genome shotgun sequence, one genomic window encodes:
- the LOC137622496 gene encoding piggyBac transposable element-derived protein 4-like: MSDIEISDSDDSYHPEEDMGDSDSEDYTSMESDIHESDDESFLSLGGGWSRVDVFADKRPNSVPPLRQAYSGVNPNLGISSDSSVIECVKKFITGDIVAHIVECSNERAKHFFEENPELKETVNKRMPSTRLDTFREKILVPMMGNVDPGKNIAIDEALVLWKGRLGFRQFIKTKRARFGIKVFVMCNSEKEWSGYCYNFQIYYGKETSDSYVLPNVPGANELSISEKIVVHLANSVLGQGRHIFVDSWYSSIRLAHFLLTQETLMTGTIRPNRGVPNELRGEKLINHQASFVRKDNTLIVKWNDKREVYVISTCYESTLFVEKQQVLPGGRKISFKKPHMIEKYNDFMGGVDKADQLLEPIDPSRKSLAWFKKLGLHFIMLLMLNSFLLYKNKVNKKSTIKRFILKAVEEIIETHSPKGIEVREKFIAANPRAGRKRKVEEVIHAFIQLAPTPGGNQKPRKRCRVCKVEKKTRYCCDGCPEKPGICSIEHFKEWHKDVGGGPSTSK, from the exons ATGTCTGACATTGAAATTTCGGACAGTGATGATTCATATCATCCAGAGGAGGATATGGGGGATTCAGACAGTGAAGACTATACGTCAATGGAGAGTGATATCCATGAAAGTGACGACGAATCATTCCTTTCTTTAGGTGGTGGATGGTCACGTGTTGATGTTTTTGCCGATAAGAGGCCTAACTCAGTACCTCCCCTAAGGCAGGCCTATAGTGGTGTGAATCCCAACCTTGGAATAAGCAGTGACTCATCAGTGATAGAGTGCGTGAAAAAATTCATCACAGGTGATATTGTAGCGCACATCGTGGAATGTTCAAATGAACGTGCGAAGCATTTTTTTGAAGAAAATCCTGAACTCAAAG AGACTGTAAACAAAAGGATGCCATCTACACGATTGGATACATTTCGTGAAAAGATTCTCGTGCCCATGATGGGAAATGTCGATCCAGGGAAAAATATCGCCATTGATGAAGCATTGGTATTATGGAAAGGACGACTTGGCTTTCGCCAATTTATAAAAACCAAACGTGCTCGCTTTGGCATAAAGGTTTTTGTCATGTGCAACAGTGAAAAAGAGTGGAGTGGATACTGCTACAATTTTCAAATCTATTATGGAAAAGAAACTAGTGACTCTTATGTTTTGCCAAATGTCCCTGGGGCTAATGAGTTGTCTATCAGTGAGAAAATAGTTGTGCATTTGGCAAACTCTGTCCTTGGGCAAGGACGTCACATTTTTGTAGATAGCTGGTATTCGAGTATTCGTTTGGCACACTTTTTGCTCACGCAAGAGACATTGATGACTGGCACCATTCGTCCTAACAGAGGAGTGCCAAATGAACTGAGAGGAGAAAagttgataaaccatcaggcatcatTTGTCAGGAAAGACAATACTTTGATTGTCAAATGGAATGATAAGAGGGAAGTGTATGTTATTTCCACTTGTTATGAATCAACATTATTTGTCGAAAAACAGCAAGTGTTGcctggtggaaggaaaataagtttcaaaaagcctcacatgatagaaaaatataatgattttatggGAGGTGTTGATAAAGCTGATCAGCTTTTGGAACCCATAGATCCAAGCCGCAAGTCTCTGGCATGGTTCAAGAAATTAGGATTGCATTTCATTATGCTTCTCATGCTAAACAGCTTCCTACTTTACAAGAATAAAGTGAACAAAAAAAGCACCATCAAGAGATTCATCCTGAAAGCTGTTGAAGAAATAATTGAGACTCACAGTCCAAAAGGAATTGAAGTGAGAGAGAAGTTTATTGCTGCGAACCCTAGAGCAGGCCGCAAAAGGAAGGTAGAGGAAGTAATTCATGCTTTTATCCAGCTTGCTCCTACACCAGGAGGCAATCAAAAACCCCGGAAGCGGTGCAGAGTATGCAAGGTCGAGAAAAAAACCAGGTATTGCTGCGATGGATGCCCCGAGAAACCAGGCATTTGTAGCATTGAGCATTTCAAGGAATGGCACAAAGATGTTGGTGGTGGTCCATCCACATCAAAATAA